A genomic window from Bubalus bubalis isolate 160015118507 breed Murrah chromosome 13, NDDB_SH_1, whole genome shotgun sequence includes:
- the LOC123328930 gene encoding translation initiation factor IF-2-like, with product MREQRHSRVWSETPSSQPAQQAGSSCLRSCPPCSPGPGRAGPALLLHARPGSTRLAPTQGPASLTGSPAGHTGHPGPETAKVQCPPLLTGPLTAPRPGAQHEPRGRSTGLSGLLPGAGRGGPSRFRLPEAPRRRFSAAPPASDDSLPLLEGASPSDPARRAPASQDARAPSGPPPDPKARSRHPGLARLWAPAGRLPAPCPACRPAGDRASRGSWRLRHHRRVPGRHVPPRHPRGSSGFRLSHPEPGTCGGFLETKSFIQQKGLISVLPQDETLRGLSGQAGLPPAQASPQPRLLPLRRPRHPGPGGPG from the coding sequence CCGGGTCCTCCTGCCTCCGCTCCTGCCCGCCCTGCTCGCCTGGCCCCGGGCGGGCAGGGCCAGCTCTGCTCTTACACGCACGCCCGGGCTCGACCCGGCTGGCGCCGACACAGGGGCCTGCGTCTCTAACGGGCTCCCCGGCGGGGCACACGGGGCACCCAGGGCCCGAGACGGCGAAAGTGCAGTGTCCTCCTCTCCTCACAGGTCCTCTGACGGCCCCGAGGCCAGGAGCCCAGCACGAGCCTCGCGGGCGAAGCACAGGACTCTCCGGGCTGCTCCCCGGGGCCGGAAGGGGCGGGCCCTCGCGCTTCCGGCTTCCGGAAGCACCGCGCCGCCGGTTCTCCGCTGCCCCGCCCGCGTCAGACGACTCTCTGCCCCTCCTCGAGGGGGCGTCGCCCTCTGACCCCGCCCGGAGAGCCCCGGCCTCTCAGGACGCGCGGGCACCCTCAGGACCACCTCCCGACCCCAAGGCCCGTAGCCGTCACCCCGGCCTGGCTCGGCTGTGGGCGCCTGCGGGCCGTCTTCCTGCCCCCTGCCCGGCCTGCCGCCCCGCTGGGGACCGTGCTTCCCGCGGGAGTTGGCGGCTGCGCCACCACCGCCGTGTCCCCGGGCGCCACGTCCCGCCCCGGCATCCCCGGGGGAGCTCTGGGTTTCGTCTGTCTCACCCAGAGCCTGGCACGTGCGGAGGCTTCCTGGAAACCAAATCGTTCATTCAACAGAAAGGACTGATTTCCGTGCTCCCTCAGGATGAAACTCTGCGTGGGCTGTCGGGTCAGGCGGGGCTCCCCCCGGCCCAGGCATCTCCACAGCCTCGCCTGCTGCCCCTGCGACGCCCCAGACACCCCGGGCCAGGAGGCCCGGGCTGA